A single window of Archangium gephyra DNA harbors:
- a CDS encoding DNA-3-methyladenine glycosylase 2 produces the protein MRTLETETCYRALTARDRRFDGLFFVGVSTTGIYCRPVCTARTPRQERCAFYRTAAEAEHAGFRACLLCRPELAPGSAPVDSVPRLVAAAVARIEGGYLNESSLEDLAAELGVTSRHLRRAMEAELGVSPVELAQSRRLALAKQLLQDTALPLAEVAFASGFQSVRRFNALFQERFGRPPSELRRASDEGVGARALVLRLDYRPPLDWEQLLRFLRGRAIPGVEHAGEAEYRRTVRLGGRTGWLSVRKDPKRPALLAEVSLSLAGVLMQVAARLRSLFDLDAQPEVIAECLGRDALLAKHVQAHPGLRVLGAFEPFELAVRAILGQQVTVRAATTLSGRLVARFGEPVDSPHAEVSRLFPLPETLAAASEDDVAALGMPGARARSLLAVARAVAEGSVRLERHAEVDETMAALEALPGIGAWTAHYVAMRALRWPDAFPASDLGIRKALGGVTAKEAGARAEAWRPWRSYAAIHLWTSLSEGAGG, from the coding sequence ATGCGGACGCTGGAAACCGAAACCTGCTACCGGGCCCTGACCGCGCGAGACCGGCGCTTCGATGGGCTCTTCTTCGTCGGCGTGTCGACGACGGGCATCTACTGCCGGCCGGTGTGCACGGCGAGGACACCCCGCCAGGAGCGCTGTGCCTTCTACCGCACGGCCGCTGAGGCCGAGCACGCGGGTTTCCGCGCCTGCCTGCTGTGCCGCCCCGAGCTGGCCCCGGGCAGCGCGCCGGTGGACTCCGTGCCGAGGCTCGTGGCGGCGGCGGTGGCGCGCATCGAGGGGGGTTACCTCAACGAGTCGTCCCTGGAGGACCTGGCGGCGGAGCTGGGGGTGACCAGCCGGCACCTGCGCCGGGCGATGGAAGCGGAGCTCGGTGTCTCGCCGGTCGAGCTGGCGCAGTCACGGCGGCTCGCACTGGCGAAGCAGCTGCTCCAGGACACGGCGCTCCCGCTGGCGGAGGTCGCCTTCGCCAGTGGCTTCCAGAGTGTCCGGCGCTTCAACGCGCTCTTCCAGGAGCGCTTCGGCCGGCCGCCCTCGGAGCTGCGGCGCGCGAGTGACGAGGGCGTGGGCGCGCGCGCACTCGTGCTCCGGTTGGACTATCGCCCGCCGCTGGACTGGGAGCAGCTGCTGCGCTTCCTGCGTGGACGCGCCATTCCGGGAGTCGAGCACGCGGGGGAGGCCGAGTACCGGCGCACGGTGCGCCTGGGGGGCAGGACGGGCTGGCTCTCGGTCCGGAAGGACCCGAAGCGCCCCGCGCTGCTGGCCGAGGTCTCGCTGTCGCTGGCGGGCGTGCTGATGCAGGTGGCGGCGCGGCTGCGGTCGCTCTTCGACTTGGATGCACAGCCGGAGGTCATCGCGGAGTGCCTCGGGCGCGACGCGCTCCTGGCGAAGCACGTCCAGGCTCACCCGGGGCTGCGGGTGCTGGGGGCCTTCGAGCCCTTCGAGCTGGCGGTGCGTGCCATTCTCGGGCAGCAGGTCACGGTGCGCGCGGCGACCACGCTGAGTGGGAGGCTCGTCGCGCGCTTCGGCGAGCCCGTGGACAGTCCGCATGCGGAGGTCTCGCGGCTGTTCCCGCTGCCGGAGACGCTGGCGGCGGCGTCGGAGGATGACGTGGCGGCACTGGGAATGCCGGGGGCGCGGGCGAGGAGCCTGCTGGCGGTGGCGCGGGCGGTGGCGGAGGGCTCGGTGCGGCTGGAGCGGCACGCGGAGGTGGACGAGACGATGGCGGCGCTCGAGGCGTTGCCGGGCATTGGCGCCTGGACGGCGCACTACGTGGCCATGAGGGCCCTGCGCTGGCCCGATGCCTTCCCCGCGAGTGACCTGGGGATTCGCAAGGCGCTCGGAGGCGTGACGGCGAAGGAGGCCGGTGCGCGGGCCGAGGCCTGGCGGCCCTGGCGCTCCTATGCGGCGATACACCTCTGGACTTCTCTTTCGGAAGGAGCAGGCGGATGA
- a CDS encoding methylated-DNA--[protein]-cysteine S-methyltransferase: MKLYTTILKSPVGPLRLYANEGALTAIYLENHKGAPALVAGEGEAHPVLREARRQLEEYFAGERVTFDLPLEPVGTPFQQTVWKALREIPLGVTWSYAGLARHIGRQGASRAVGSANARNPLSIVVPCHRVVGTSGKLTGYAGGVPTKQWLLEHEQRMRGASASRVGQVSLPL, translated from the coding sequence ATGAAGCTGTACACCACGATCCTGAAGAGCCCGGTGGGACCCCTCCGGCTGTACGCGAACGAAGGGGCGCTCACCGCCATCTACCTGGAGAACCACAAGGGAGCTCCCGCGCTCGTGGCCGGCGAGGGGGAGGCGCACCCGGTGTTGCGGGAGGCGCGGCGGCAGTTGGAGGAGTACTTCGCGGGCGAGCGCGTGACCTTCGATCTTCCCCTCGAGCCGGTGGGGACGCCCTTCCAGCAGACGGTGTGGAAGGCCCTGCGGGAGATTCCGTTGGGGGTCACGTGGTCCTACGCGGGGCTCGCGCGCCACATTGGCAGGCAAGGGGCGTCGCGGGCCGTGGGGTCCGCGAACGCGAGGAATCCGCTCTCCATCGTCGTCCCGTGCCACCGGGTGGTGGGGACGAGCGGGAAGCTCACGGGGTACGCGGGAGGCGTGCCCACGAAACAGTGGCTGCTCGAGCACGAGCAGCGGATGCGGGGAGCAAGCGCCTCGCGAGTGGGCCAGGTCTCGCTCCCGCTCTAG